A single window of Lutzomyia longipalpis isolate SR_M1_2022 chromosome 1, ASM2433408v1 DNA harbors:
- the LOC129789296 gene encoding putative thiamine transporter SLC35F3 isoform X2, whose translation MARDGEVPAIFNPRRVRAPSVVVTGDSPNGPFGGFTPSGSAPPQITHSDSLTSSQPDASDHTTALMHSSGGCQTPTPTTDHAPTCLAAGPRAPRTRLGSCRDSCCSAKAQKIYFGMCVTLLVTATWVGATHCIKFLYLTHNNYATLPIIKRSMVGEATANMSGFILTRDSLTFSAVGFNAPFFASWFCTNFAIFFFPIYLMGRVAMKKCEAPGEILGDVLRGFRDRGFTVGRFLNRCLTFCILWLITTYLYALSLRALLATDVMALFATNVACVYLLSWVILHEQFVGVRIVAVILCDTGVALLAYMDGITGTPTLGGVVLAALAAAGYAVFKVMFKKVMGDPPVGEIAFTFSFLGFMNAALLWPVCIGLYLSGTEVMPWEIMPWIILLMASVLLLMFHLLTQFSAAITYNVFVTLGLITSVPVSAALDATLYGAKFDGMKLAGIILIGVGFFLVMLPDNWPDYITRLLRNIILLGHNARWGRHPRNGTPGGPYRDVIDYRTGYIRSHLRSPSGRVR comes from the exons ATGGCAAGAGATGGCGAAGTCCCTGCAATCTTCAATCCCCGCCGTGTTCGAGCTCCATCCGTGGTGGTCACTGGTGACTCTCCCAATGGCCCTTTCGGGGGATTCACCCCCAGTGGCAGTGCACCACCACAAATCACGCACTCGGATTCCCTTACATCAAGTCAACCCGATGCTTCAGACCACACAACGGCGCTTATGCATTCAAGTGGTGGCTGCCAAACACCCACACCCACGACAGACCATGCCCCGACCTGCCTGGCCGCAGGACCACGAGCACCACGGACACGTCTTGGCTCCTGTCGGGATTCATGTTGCTCGGCAAAGGCGCAGAAAATCTACTTTGGCATGTGCGTTACACTCCTCGTTACAGCAACGTGGGTGGGTGCAACGCATTGCATTAAGTTCTTGTATCTCACCCACAATAACTACGCAACACTGCCAATTATTAAACGCTCCATGGTCGGTGAGGCAACTGCAAATATGAGTGGTTTCATCCTGACGCGGGATTCGCTAACATTCTCAGCCGTTGGGTTCAATGCACCCTTCTTTGCCTCGTGGTTCTGCAcgaattttgctattttcttctttcccatCTACCTCATGGGTCGCGTGGCCATGAAAAAGTGCGAAGCCCCCGGTGAGATCCTCGGTGATGTCTTAAGAGGATTTAGGGATCGTGGATTTACCGTTG GGCGCTTCCTCAATCGCTGCCTCACATTCTGCATCCTGTGGCTCATTACCACCTATCTCTATGCTCTGTCGCTACGGGCGCTCCTGGCCACGGATGTTATGGCACTCTTCGCTACCAATGTCGCATGCGTATACCTCCTGTCGTGGGTGATTCTGCATGAACAATTTGTGGGTGTGCGAATTGTGGCGGTGATTCTCTGTGACACGGGAGTTGCTCTACTGGCGTACATGGATGGCATTACGGGTACCCCGACACTTGGTGGTGTGGTCCTTGCTGCTCTTGCGGCCGCAGGATATGCTGTGTTCAAGGTGATGTTCAAGAAGGTGATGGGCGATCCCCCGGTCGGTGAGATCGCCTTCACATTCTCCTTCTTGGGCTTCATGAATGCCGCCCTCCTGTGGCCCGTCTGCATTGGACTCTACCTATCTGGCACGGAAGTTATGCCATGGGAAATTATGCCATGGATAATACTCCTAATGGCCAGTGTTCTTTTGCTCA TGTTTCACCTTTTAACGCAATTCAGCGCTGCCATTACATACAACGTTTTCGTAACACTCGGACTAATAACTTCTGTGCCAGTTTCAGCAG cTCTAGATGCAACGCTctatggtgcaaaatttgatGGCATGAAGTTGGCAGGCATTATCCTAATTGGTGTGGGATTTTTCCTTGTTATGCTCCCGGACAATTGGCCCGACTACATCACAAGACTGTTGCG aaATATCATATTGTTGGGTCACAACGCGAG
- the LOC129789296 gene encoding putative thiamine transporter SLC35F3 isoform X5, which translates to MARDGEVPAIFNPRRVRAPSVVVTGDSPNGPFGGFTPSGSAPPQITHSDSLTSSQPDASDHTTALMHSSGGCQTPTPTTDHAPTCLAAGPRAPRTRLGSCRDSCCSAKAQKIYFGMCVTLLVTATWVGATHCIKFLYLTHNNYATLPIIKRSMVGEATANMSGFILTRDSLTFSAVGFNAPFFASWFCTNFAIFFFPIYLMGRVAMKKCEAPGEILGDVLRGFRDRGFTVGRFLNRCLTFCILWLITTYLYALSLRALLATDVMALFATNVACVYLLSWVILHEQFVGVRIVAVILCDTGVALLAYMDGITGTPTLGGVVLAALAAAGYAVFKVMFKKVMGDPPVGEIAFTFSFLGFMNAALLWPVCIGLYLSGTEVMPWEIMPWIILLMASVLLLMFHLLTQFSAAITYNVFVTLGLITSVPVSAALDATLYGAKFDGMKLAGIILIGVGFFLVMLPDNWPDYITRLLRNIILLGHNAR; encoded by the exons ATGGCAAGAGATGGCGAAGTCCCTGCAATCTTCAATCCCCGCCGTGTTCGAGCTCCATCCGTGGTGGTCACTGGTGACTCTCCCAATGGCCCTTTCGGGGGATTCACCCCCAGTGGCAGTGCACCACCACAAATCACGCACTCGGATTCCCTTACATCAAGTCAACCCGATGCTTCAGACCACACAACGGCGCTTATGCATTCAAGTGGTGGCTGCCAAACACCCACACCCACGACAGACCATGCCCCGACCTGCCTGGCCGCAGGACCACGAGCACCACGGACACGTCTTGGCTCCTGTCGGGATTCATGTTGCTCGGCAAAGGCGCAGAAAATCTACTTTGGCATGTGCGTTACACTCCTCGTTACAGCAACGTGGGTGGGTGCAACGCATTGCATTAAGTTCTTGTATCTCACCCACAATAACTACGCAACACTGCCAATTATTAAACGCTCCATGGTCGGTGAGGCAACTGCAAATATGAGTGGTTTCATCCTGACGCGGGATTCGCTAACATTCTCAGCCGTTGGGTTCAATGCACCCTTCTTTGCCTCGTGGTTCTGCAcgaattttgctattttcttctttcccatCTACCTCATGGGTCGCGTGGCCATGAAAAAGTGCGAAGCCCCCGGTGAGATCCTCGGTGATGTCTTAAGAGGATTTAGGGATCGTGGATTTACCGTTG GGCGCTTCCTCAATCGCTGCCTCACATTCTGCATCCTGTGGCTCATTACCACCTATCTCTATGCTCTGTCGCTACGGGCGCTCCTGGCCACGGATGTTATGGCACTCTTCGCTACCAATGTCGCATGCGTATACCTCCTGTCGTGGGTGATTCTGCATGAACAATTTGTGGGTGTGCGAATTGTGGCGGTGATTCTCTGTGACACGGGAGTTGCTCTACTGGCGTACATGGATGGCATTACGGGTACCCCGACACTTGGTGGTGTGGTCCTTGCTGCTCTTGCGGCCGCAGGATATGCTGTGTTCAAGGTGATGTTCAAGAAGGTGATGGGCGATCCCCCGGTCGGTGAGATCGCCTTCACATTCTCCTTCTTGGGCTTCATGAATGCCGCCCTCCTGTGGCCCGTCTGCATTGGACTCTACCTATCTGGCACGGAAGTTATGCCATGGGAAATTATGCCATGGATAATACTCCTAATGGCCAGTGTTCTTTTGCTCA TGTTTCACCTTTTAACGCAATTCAGCGCTGCCATTACATACAACGTTTTCGTAACACTCGGACTAATAACTTCTGTGCCAGTTTCAGCAG cTCTAGATGCAACGCTctatggtgcaaaatttgatGGCATGAAGTTGGCAGGCATTATCCTAATTGGTGTGGGATTTTTCCTTGTTATGCTCCCGGACAATTGGCCCGACTACATCACAAGACTGTTGCG aaATATCATATTGTTGGGTCACAACGCGAGGTAA
- the LOC129789296 gene encoding putative thiamine transporter SLC35F3 isoform X3, protein MARDGEVPAIFNPRRVRAPSVVVTGDSPNGPFGGFTPSGSAPPQITHSDSLTSSQPDASDHTTALMHSSGGCQTPTPTTDHAPTCLAAGPRAPRTRLGSCRDSCCSAKAQKIYFGMCVTLLVTATWVGATHCIKFLYLTHNNYATLPIIKRSMVGEATANMSGFILTRDSLTFSAVGFNAPFFASWFCTNFAIFFFPIYLMGRVAMKKCEAPGEILGDVLRGFRDRGFTVGRFLNRCLTFCILWLITTYLYALSLRALLATDVMALFATNVACVYLLSWVILHEQFVGVRIVAVILCDTGVALLAYMDGITGTPTLGGVVLAALAAAGYAVFKVMFKKVMGDPPVGEIAFTFSFLGFMNAALLWPVCIGLYLSGTEVMPWEIMPWIILLMASVLLLMFHLLTQFSAAITYNVFVTLGLITSVPVSAALDATLYGAKFDGMKLAGIILIGVGFFLVMLPDNWPDYITRLLRKTGRAILRYQCCCDYAEIDYANSKYHIVGSQRETPGIP, encoded by the exons ATGGCAAGAGATGGCGAAGTCCCTGCAATCTTCAATCCCCGCCGTGTTCGAGCTCCATCCGTGGTGGTCACTGGTGACTCTCCCAATGGCCCTTTCGGGGGATTCACCCCCAGTGGCAGTGCACCACCACAAATCACGCACTCGGATTCCCTTACATCAAGTCAACCCGATGCTTCAGACCACACAACGGCGCTTATGCATTCAAGTGGTGGCTGCCAAACACCCACACCCACGACAGACCATGCCCCGACCTGCCTGGCCGCAGGACCACGAGCACCACGGACACGTCTTGGCTCCTGTCGGGATTCATGTTGCTCGGCAAAGGCGCAGAAAATCTACTTTGGCATGTGCGTTACACTCCTCGTTACAGCAACGTGGGTGGGTGCAACGCATTGCATTAAGTTCTTGTATCTCACCCACAATAACTACGCAACACTGCCAATTATTAAACGCTCCATGGTCGGTGAGGCAACTGCAAATATGAGTGGTTTCATCCTGACGCGGGATTCGCTAACATTCTCAGCCGTTGGGTTCAATGCACCCTTCTTTGCCTCGTGGTTCTGCAcgaattttgctattttcttctttcccatCTACCTCATGGGTCGCGTGGCCATGAAAAAGTGCGAAGCCCCCGGTGAGATCCTCGGTGATGTCTTAAGAGGATTTAGGGATCGTGGATTTACCGTTG GGCGCTTCCTCAATCGCTGCCTCACATTCTGCATCCTGTGGCTCATTACCACCTATCTCTATGCTCTGTCGCTACGGGCGCTCCTGGCCACGGATGTTATGGCACTCTTCGCTACCAATGTCGCATGCGTATACCTCCTGTCGTGGGTGATTCTGCATGAACAATTTGTGGGTGTGCGAATTGTGGCGGTGATTCTCTGTGACACGGGAGTTGCTCTACTGGCGTACATGGATGGCATTACGGGTACCCCGACACTTGGTGGTGTGGTCCTTGCTGCTCTTGCGGCCGCAGGATATGCTGTGTTCAAGGTGATGTTCAAGAAGGTGATGGGCGATCCCCCGGTCGGTGAGATCGCCTTCACATTCTCCTTCTTGGGCTTCATGAATGCCGCCCTCCTGTGGCCCGTCTGCATTGGACTCTACCTATCTGGCACGGAAGTTATGCCATGGGAAATTATGCCATGGATAATACTCCTAATGGCCAGTGTTCTTTTGCTCA TGTTTCACCTTTTAACGCAATTCAGCGCTGCCATTACATACAACGTTTTCGTAACACTCGGACTAATAACTTCTGTGCCAGTTTCAGCAG cTCTAGATGCAACGCTctatggtgcaaaatttgatGGCATGAAGTTGGCAGGCATTATCCTAATTGGTGTGGGATTTTTCCTTGTTATGCTCCCGGACAATTGGCCCGACTACATCACAAGACTGTTGCG AAAAACTGGTCGTGCTATCCTCCGATACCAATGTTGTTGCGATTATGCTGAAATTGATTACGCTAATTCG aaATATCATATTGTTGGGTCACAACGCGAG ACGCCAGGCATTCCTTAG
- the LOC129789296 gene encoding putative thiamine transporter SLC35F3 isoform X4, which translates to MARDGEVPAIFNPRRVRAPSVVVTGDSPNGPFGGFTPSGSAPPQITHSDSLTSSQPDASDHTTALMHSSGGCQTPTPTTDHAPTCLAAGPRAPRTRLGSCRDSCCSAKAQKIYFGMCVTLLVTATWVGATHCIKFLYLTHNNYATLPIIKRSMVGEATANMSGFILTRDSLTFSAVGFNAPFFASWFCTNFAIFFFPIYLMGRVAMKKCEAPGEILGDVLRGFRDRGFTVGRFLNRCLTFCILWLITTYLYALSLRALLATDVMALFATNVACVYLLSWVILHEQFVGVRIVAVILCDTGVALLAYMDGITGTPTLGGVVLAALAAAGYAVFKVMFKKVMGDPPVGEIAFTFSFLGFMNAALLWPVCIGLYLSGTEVMPWEIMPWIILLMASVLLLMFHLLTQFSAAITYNVFVTLGLITSVPVSAALDATLYGAKFDGMKLAGIILIGVGFFLVMLPDNWPDYITRLLRNIILLGHNARRQAFLRRDTVVASRPSTSR; encoded by the exons ATGGCAAGAGATGGCGAAGTCCCTGCAATCTTCAATCCCCGCCGTGTTCGAGCTCCATCCGTGGTGGTCACTGGTGACTCTCCCAATGGCCCTTTCGGGGGATTCACCCCCAGTGGCAGTGCACCACCACAAATCACGCACTCGGATTCCCTTACATCAAGTCAACCCGATGCTTCAGACCACACAACGGCGCTTATGCATTCAAGTGGTGGCTGCCAAACACCCACACCCACGACAGACCATGCCCCGACCTGCCTGGCCGCAGGACCACGAGCACCACGGACACGTCTTGGCTCCTGTCGGGATTCATGTTGCTCGGCAAAGGCGCAGAAAATCTACTTTGGCATGTGCGTTACACTCCTCGTTACAGCAACGTGGGTGGGTGCAACGCATTGCATTAAGTTCTTGTATCTCACCCACAATAACTACGCAACACTGCCAATTATTAAACGCTCCATGGTCGGTGAGGCAACTGCAAATATGAGTGGTTTCATCCTGACGCGGGATTCGCTAACATTCTCAGCCGTTGGGTTCAATGCACCCTTCTTTGCCTCGTGGTTCTGCAcgaattttgctattttcttctttcccatCTACCTCATGGGTCGCGTGGCCATGAAAAAGTGCGAAGCCCCCGGTGAGATCCTCGGTGATGTCTTAAGAGGATTTAGGGATCGTGGATTTACCGTTG GGCGCTTCCTCAATCGCTGCCTCACATTCTGCATCCTGTGGCTCATTACCACCTATCTCTATGCTCTGTCGCTACGGGCGCTCCTGGCCACGGATGTTATGGCACTCTTCGCTACCAATGTCGCATGCGTATACCTCCTGTCGTGGGTGATTCTGCATGAACAATTTGTGGGTGTGCGAATTGTGGCGGTGATTCTCTGTGACACGGGAGTTGCTCTACTGGCGTACATGGATGGCATTACGGGTACCCCGACACTTGGTGGTGTGGTCCTTGCTGCTCTTGCGGCCGCAGGATATGCTGTGTTCAAGGTGATGTTCAAGAAGGTGATGGGCGATCCCCCGGTCGGTGAGATCGCCTTCACATTCTCCTTCTTGGGCTTCATGAATGCCGCCCTCCTGTGGCCCGTCTGCATTGGACTCTACCTATCTGGCACGGAAGTTATGCCATGGGAAATTATGCCATGGATAATACTCCTAATGGCCAGTGTTCTTTTGCTCA TGTTTCACCTTTTAACGCAATTCAGCGCTGCCATTACATACAACGTTTTCGTAACACTCGGACTAATAACTTCTGTGCCAGTTTCAGCAG cTCTAGATGCAACGCTctatggtgcaaaatttgatGGCATGAAGTTGGCAGGCATTATCCTAATTGGTGTGGGATTTTTCCTTGTTATGCTCCCGGACAATTGGCCCGACTACATCACAAGACTGTTGCG aaATATCATATTGTTGGGTCACAACGCGAG ACGCCAGGCATTCCTTAGGCGTGATACTGTGGTGGCATCACGTCCGTCCACGTCGAGGTAG